The sequence CGTGTCCTGGGAGAAGCAGGCGCCACCGTGTCATTCCTCGTGGCGCTTGCCCATTTGCCGATCGGCAGTGTTTCGGCCGTTCTTCAGGCGCTGCCGCTGGCGGTGACCATGGGTGCCGCGCTGTTTTTCGGCGAAGCGGTCGGCTGGCGACGCTGGCTGGCGATCGCCGTCGGCTTTGCCGGTGTGATGGTCATCGTCCGGCCGGGCTTCGACGGCTTCACCATCTATTCCCTTTGGGCGTTGGCCAGCGTCGCCTGCTGCACCGTGCGCGATCTCTCCACCAAGCGCATCCCCCAAACCATACCGACGATGCTGGTCTCGACCGCGACCGCACTGGCAATGACCGTCGTCGGCGCGGTGCTGTTGTCGCCGATGGGGGGCTGGACGCCGATGAGCGGCAAGAGCACGGCGCTCTTGGCGCTGGCGGCGGTGCTCGTGGTCATCGGCTACCAATCCGTCATCATGGCGATGCGCTCGGGCGAGATCTCCTTCATCGCGCCCTTCCGCTACACGGCGCTCCTCTGGTCCATCTTGCTTGGCCTGATCGTCTTCGGCGACATACCGGACATGCCGATGATCGTCGGTGCGACAATCGTCGTCGGCTCGGGTCTCTATGCGCTTTATCGCGAACGCGTTGTCGGCCGGCGGAAAATCGTCGCCGAAACCACCGGGCCGGCCATGGCGCCGGATGGAATCTAGCCGGGTCTTGTGATTTCCGGCGGCTGGCGTACAGGCTCGATGCATGGAGCGAGATATTGCAGGGATCGTCCTGGCCGGAGGCCAATCAAGGCGCATGGGAGGCGGCGACAAGAGCCTGTTGCCGCTTGGCAGCGGCAGCGTGCTTGACCAGCTCCTGTCGCGCTTTGGTCCGCAGGTTGAAATCCTGGCGCTGAGCGCCAATGGCGATCCCGACCGCTTTTCCCGTTTCGGACTGCCTGTGCTCGCCGACACGATCGAAGGCTTTGCCGGGCCGCTGGCCGGAATCCTCACCGGCCTCGAATGGGCCGCTGCCGGCACGCCTTGCAAGGCGGTCGTCACCGCCGCCGGCGACACGCCTTTTCTGCCGCTTGATCTCGTCGAGCGCCTGGCGGCAGCAGCCGGCGAGCATCCCGGTTCGATCGCCGTCGCCTTATCGGCCGGCAGGCGGCACCCGACCTTCGCGCTCTGGCCAATCGATTGCCGCGATGCCTTGCGGCATTTCCTGGTCGATGAGGACAACAGGCGGGTTTCGGCCTTCATCGAGCGCCATGGTCACGTCGAGGTGGAATTCCCGGTCCTGCAATCCACAGGGCTCGACCCTTTCTTCAACATCAATGTGCCGGACGATCTTGCCGAGGCCGCGCGGCTGTTGCAGAGCATGACATCATGAACATCTTCGGCATCACCGGCTGGAAAAACTCCGGCAAGACGACTCTGACCGAGAAGCTGGTCGCCGAGCTTGTGCGGCGCGGCTGGAAGGTCTCGACGGTCAAACATGCTCATCATGATTTCGACATCGACAAGCCCGGCGCCGACAGCTTCCGCCATCGCCAGGCCGGCGCCACCGAGGTCGCGATCGTGTCCGGCAATCGCTGGGCGCTGATGCACGAATTGCGCGGTGAGAATGAGCCGCCGCTGGACAGCATCCTCTCGCGGCTCGCCCCATGCGACATCGTGCTGGTCGAAGGCTACAAGCGCGAGACCCACCGCAAGATCGAAACGCGGCGCCTGGAAGCGAAGGACCGGACGCCGCTCGCGGCGGGTGATCCCAATATTGTCGCCGTCGCCGCGGATTTCGCCGTCACCGACGAAAGCCTGCCGGTATTCGACCTCGACGACGTAAAATCCATAGTCGACTTCATCGAGCGCACCACCGGTCTCGTTGCTTGAGAACTAACCTAACGGCAGAACCCCATTACCGATTTCGGTGGTTTTGCAGTTGCTTTTTTCTTGGAAAGAGTGGGAGTATCGCGCCAGCGGGCGGTCAAAAGCACCGCCCCACAGAGCCGTTTCGGAACGACGGCCGGGACCATAAAGAGAGGACTATCATGCGTATTGCACTGCGTATCGCGCTCGCCGCATCGGCTGCGCTGCTGACGCTCGGCGTCGCCCAGGCCCAGGAGAAGACCCTGCGGATCGGCACCGAAGGCGCCTACCCCCCCTTCAACAACCTGACCTCTGACGGCAAGCTCGTCGGCTTCGACATCGACATCGCCCAGGCGCTTTGCGACCAGATGAAGGTCAAGTGCACCTTCGTCGCCCAGGATTGGGACGGCATCATCCCCGCACTTCAGGCCGGCAAGTTCGACGCCATCGTCGCTTCGATGTCGATCACGCCGGAGCGCAAGGAGAAGGTCGACTTCTCGCACAAATACTACAACACGCCTTCGGCGCTCGCCGTGCCGAAAGACTCGACCCTGAAGGGCGTGACCAAGGCGGATCTCGCCGGCAAGACCATCGGTGTCGCCACGACGACCACCCATTTCAACTATGCCTCGAAGACCTACACCGACAGCACCGTGAAGGGCTATCCGAGCAGCCCCGAGGAGCAGGCAGATCTTGCCAACGGTCGTCTCGACGCCATCGAGGACGATATCGTGGTGCTGCAGCAGTGGCTGGATTCGCCTGATGGCGCCTGCTGCAAGATTCTCGGCCAGCCGTCGCCGCAACCGGTCGAGATCTTCGGGCCGGGCGCCGGCATTGCCGTCCGCAAGGGCGAGACCGACCTGGTCAACAAGCTCAACGAGGCCATCGACGCCATCCGCGCCAATGGAAAATACAAGGAAATCAACGACAAGTACTTCAAGTTCGACGTCTTCGGCGCCGAGTCCTGATAGACAGGATCAAGACGGCGGGAAAATTCCCGCCGTCTTTCTATTCATCTTAGGCCGTGGGGATAAGACCTGTCGATGCCAGCCCAGAGCATATGGACACTTCTCAGTTGGGGACCCGATGGCTGGAGTGACGATATTGTTTATGGCGCACTGATCACCGTTGCGCTTGCGCTCGCCACCCTGCCGATCGGATTGACGATCGGCTTTTTCATTGCACTCGCCAAGCAGTCCGAAGAACCTTCGCTACGCCTGGCCGCCAACATCTACACCACGGTCTTTCGCGGCCTGCCGGAACTGGTGACGCTCTTCCTGTTCTTCTTCGGCGTGCCGATCCTGCTGCAGCATCTCATCCGGTATTTTCGACCCGAAGCGACCATCGACGTCAACAGCTTCGTCGCCGGCATGATCGTGCTTGCCCTGATCTTCTCGTCCTATGCCAGCGAGGTTTTCCTGTCGGCCTTCCGTGCCATACCCAAAGGCCAGTATGAGGGGGGTTATGCCATTGGTCTTTCCTACGGGCAGACAATGCGCCTGGTGATCGTGCCACAGCTGCTGCGCATTGCGTTTCCCGGCCTCGAGAATTGCTGGCTTAGCCTTTTGAAGGACACCTCACTGGTGTCTGTCGTCGGTCTTGCGGAGACGTTGCGCAACGCCGGCGTGGCCGCTCGTGTCACCAAGCATTCCTTCCTGTTTTACGGCGTAGCGGCTCTGGTCTTTCTTGCTCTGGCCGTCGTGTCGTCCTTCGCCACCAGCGCCATCTTGCGCTCGCTCGGCAAAAGGGAGGCACAACGATGAGCGCGACAGCCACCATGATCGAACGGCCACCACCGCGGGCCCGCGGTTGGCCGCGAAGGCGCGTCGTCGGCTACGGGCTGGTCTGCCTGTGGATTGCCTTTGGCCTCGGCATCGTCAGCTATCTCTTTTTTGCCTGGAACGCGGCCTTCTTCGCCAAATATGCGCCGGCCTATCTGCAAGGGCTTGGGGTAACGCTCGCGCTGGTTTCCATATCGATGGTGCTTGGTGCGATCCTGTCGGTGCCTGTCGCCTATGGGCGCATGTCCAGGAATCGCATCCTGTCCGGCCTTGCCTATTGCTACGTTTATTTCTTCCGGGGCACGCCGCTGCTGGTTCAGACGTTTCTGGTCTATTACGGGTTGGGGTCGTTCAGGCCTCAACTCCAGATGATCGGGCTCTGGGATTTCTTCAAGGACGCCTTCAACTGCGGCGTCTTCGCCTTTGCGCTCAACACCGCCGCCTACCAGGCCGAGATCCTGCGCGGCGCTATCGAGAGTGTGCCGAAGGGCCAATGGGAAGGCGCTGCCTCGCTCGGCCTGCACAAACTGCAGACGCTGCGCAAGATCGTCCTGCCGCAAGCGCTGGTCGTCGCCTTGCGGCCTTACGGCAATGAGCTGATCCTGATGGTCAAGGCTTCGGCGATCGTCGCCATCATCACCGTCTACGACCTGATGGGCAATGCAAAACTCGCCTTCGCCAACTCCTTCGACATCCAGTCCTATATCTGGGTCGCCCTGGTGTACCTCGTGATGGTCGAGCTGTTGCGCCATGCCATCGAATGGATCGAGCGCCGGATCACCATCCATCTGAAACGCTGACGGGTTCCCATACTGTACCAGTCGATCGTGCCACAGGCGTCTTGACGAATTGAGCGCAGAGCCTAGAACGGTTCACCGTTTCGCAGAAACGCCGAACCGCTCTATCTCTTTGTTTTGACGCAATTCCTGTGGGAAAACCGCTTCACACTTTTCCTGGAATTGCTCTAGAGCTTTCGCAGCAATTTCGTTTTCGTCTGAAGGGCAAGTTCATGGCATCTGTGGCATTTCTCGGTCTTGGCGTTATGGGCTACCCCATGGCGGCACACCTCAGGAACAAGGGCGGCCACGACGTCACCGTCTACAACCGCACCAGGGCCAAGGCCGAGCAGTGGGTCGGCCAACATGGCGGCAGCCTGGCAGTGACGCCGGTAGAGGCAGCCAAGGACAAGGACTTCGTCTTTTCCTGCGTCGGCAATGACGATGATCTGCGCTCGGTGACGACAGGCCCGGACGGCGCCTTCAAATCAATGAAGAAAGGTTCGGTCTTCATCGACAACACCACGGCATCGGCGGAAGTCGCGCGCGAATTGGCGGCAGCCGCGCAAGCCGGCGGGTTCTCGTTTCTCGATGCGCCGGTTTCCGGTGGCCAGGCCGGCGCCGAGAACGGCGTGCTGACCGTCATGGTCGGCGGCGACCAGGCTGCCTTCGACAGGGCCAGGCCGGTCATCGACGCCTATGCCCGCATGGTCGGGCTGATGGGTTCGGCGGGCGCCGGCCAGCTGACCAAGATGATCAACCAGATCTGCATCGCCGGACTGGTTCAGGGACTGTCGGAAGGCATCCATTTCGGCAAGAAGGCCGGGCTCGACATCGAAAAGGTGATCGAGGTGATTTCCAAGGGTGCGGCCGGCTCCTGGCAGATGGAAAACCGGCACAAGACCATGAATGCCAGCAAATACGATTTCGGCTTCGCCGTCGACTGGATGCGCAAGGACCTCGGCATCTGCCTGGCTGAAGCCGACCGTAACGGCGCCAGGCTGCCGGTGACCGCGCTTGTCGATCAGTTCTACAAGGATGTGCAGGCCATGGGCGGCAAGCGCTGGGACACGTCTTCGCTGCTGGCGCGCCTGGAGAAGTAGGCGACCATGTCCCTGCCCGCTCCAGACTGGACCGCGCAGGATATCGTCGCGCACCTGCGCTCAATCGGCACCGAGGAAAACCGCGCCGGCATGGCACGGTTCGGCATCAACACGGCGACCGCGCTTGGCGTCGGCAATACGGATTTGCGGCCATTGGCGCGCAAGCTCAAGCGCAACCACGGACGGTCCCTGGCGCTGTGGGCCAGCGGCATTCGCGAAGCGCGGCTGCTGGCGGCTTTCACCGGCGAGCCGAAGAAGATCGCCATCGAAGAATGTCGCCGCTGGGCCGGCGATTTCGATTCCTGGGAAATCGTCGATACCGTCTCTGACCTGTTCGTCGACACGCCGTTCTGGCGCGAACTGGTCGAAGAGTTCGCCGCCGACGAGCGCGAATTCGTCCGCCGCACGGCCTTTGCCATGCTGGCCTGGGCGGCCGTGCATCTGAAAAAGGAACCGGACGCGACGTTCCTGTCCTATTTGCCTCTGATCGAAGCGCATGCCAGCGATGAGCGCAACTTCGTCAGGAAAGCCGTCAACTGGGCGCTGCGGCAGATCGGCAAACGCTCGATGAGCCTGCACGCCCCTGCCCTTGCGCTGGCCCAGAAGCTTGCCGACTCCCCCGGACAAGACCGCGCGCTGGATCGGCAAGGACGCCGTGAAGGAACTGTCGGATGCCAAAACGCTCGAACGCCTCGCCATCAGAAACGTTTGACCTTGCCAATATCCGCTTCATCGAGGTGACGCCGGCAACACGCCGCAATTTCGAGACTTTGTTCGAGCAGCCGGGTGCGCCGAAATACTGCTGGTGCATGGCCTGGCGGCACTCCGGCCGCGAGCACATCCAGAACGATGAAAAGAAGCGTCAGATGACAGCGCTCATCGATGCCGGAACCCCGGTCGGCATCCTCGCCGAGATCGACGGCAAGACCGTCGGCTGGTGCTCGGTTGCGCCGCGCGAGACTTATCGCAGGCTTTCAAAGCAGCAGGATGACAGTGAGACAGGCGTATGGTCGATCGCCTGTTTCTATGTGCCGAGGGTTTTGCGCGGCGTCGGCCTTGCATCTGCCTTGCTCGATGCAGCCATTGACCATGCCTTCGCCAAGGGAGCGCGCATCATTGAGGCCTATCCGGTGGCCGAGGCGTCGCCGAGTTACCGTTTCATGGGCTTTCGCGACATGTTTGCGGCGCGCGGCTTCCACGAGGCCGGCATGGCCGGTTCTCGCCGACATGTGATGCGTCTCGAGCATTGACCTCATGGACCTCGGCGTCTTTACTCCCAGGCAAAGGAAGCGGCCATGAACCATTTCAGATCAAGCTTCGCGCTCGCGGCCGCGCTGTCTCTCTCCGCCGCCGGCGCTTCGGCCGAGACCATGCACATATTCTGGAAGGATTTGCGGCCAGCGAGCCAGGCGGTTGCCGAAGACGCCGGCCTGCCGATGATCGCGGCAAAATTGCCCGATCATGGCGAAACGCTGTCCGTGGATTTGCAGGATAAGACCATACAATTAGCCGGCTATGCATTGCCGGTCGATCGTGACGGCGATCTCGTCTATCAGTTCCTGCTGGTGCCCTGGACGGGCGCGTGCAGCCACATGCCGACGCCACCGCCCAACCAGATCGTGCTGGTCACGCCAGCCCATCCCTACAAGATGTCGCAAGCCTACCAGTCGGTTGCCGTCACCGGTGCGCTGAAGCCGGACATGGAGAAAAGCCAGCTGTTCATTCTCGACGGCGTCAGCGTCATCCAGTCCGGCTACACCGTGCGCAAGGCGGAGGTGGTCGGCGTCGACAGCGTGCCGGACTCCGTCACCTTGCCGGTGAACTCACCGTGGAGTTTCCTCAACAAGAAGAAGAATTGATCGCGCTCAGGCCGCGTTGGCACCCGATTCCTTGTCCAGCACCATGTAGTCGAGCGGGATTTCGGTCGTGTATTTGATCTGCTCCATGGCGAAGGACGACGAGACGTCACGGATTTCGATCTTGGCGATCAGCCGCTTGTAGAAGGCGTCGTAGGCGGCGATGTCGGGCACGACGACGCGCAAGAGATAGTCGACGTCGCCGCTCATGCGGTAGAACTCGACCACCTCGGGAAACTCCTGGATAACCTCGGAAAACCGCCGCAGCCATTCATGGCTGTGCGAGTTGGTGCGGATCGAGACGAAGACGGTGACCCGCACATTGACCTTTTCGTGGTCGAGAATGGCGACGCGCCGCTTGATGACGCCCTCCTCCTCGAGCTTCTGGATGCGGCGCCAGCAAGGCGTGGTCGACAGGCCGACTTTCTTGGCGACATCGGCCACCGCGAGCGTCGCGTCCTCCTGCAGGAGGCGGAGGATTTTTCGGTCAAGGCGGTCCATTAGAGGCTCCTGGAGGAATGTTTATCTATACTCCCTCTTATTCCAGGCTTTCACAAGAAAGAAATTCTGCCAATCGCTACAAAAGCGAGTGATTTCTTGCTGAATGCCTAAGCGAGGCGATAGCGGATTTCCGAACGCAGGAAAGGCAGCAAATCCATTTCAAACCACGGATTCTGCTTCAACCAGCCGCTGTTGCGCCAGGACGGATGCGGCAGCGGCAACACTTTCGCACCGACGGAATTCTCCCAGATGGCGCGCCAGTCCATCACCGTTTCCGTCAGCGAGGGACGGCGCGCGGCGCCCATGTGCCAGGACTGCGCATAGATGCCGATCGTCAGCACCAGGTCGATCCGCGGCATCAGCGCCATCAAGGGCACGCGCCAGGCCGGCGCGCATTCGCGCCTTGGCGGCAGGTCACCGCCCTTGGCATCCTGGCCGGGAAAGCAGAAGCCCATCGGAACGATAGCGAATTTCTCGATGTCGTAGAATTCGTCGCTGGTCACGCCGAGCCAGCTGCGCAATCGGTCGCCCGAGGCATCGGTGAACGGCATGCCCGACAGGTGCACCTTGGTTCCCGGCGCCTGGCTGGCGATCAGGATGCGGGCGCCGGACGAAGGCCGCAGCACCGGTCGCGGCTCATGCGGCAGCGGTTTGCCGACGGGATTTTCGACGCAGATGCGGCAGGCCCGGACCTTTGCGGCAAAACTGTCCAGTTCCACGCTCAAGCGGCGGCACTCGGCCGGCTGGAGATCGCCTGATGCCAACGCAGCACATTGGTGCATTCTTCCGGCACCCTGATGCGCGCCGGCTTCATGAAGTCGATCGCGATCAGGCCGGTGATATCGGCAATCGAATAGCTGTCGCCGGCGGCGAATTCCCGGCTCGCCAACTCGCCGTCGAGGATTTTCAGGAATTCGATTGCCTTTGGTTTATTGGCCTCGCCCCATTCGGGGATCTGCGGAATTTCCCATTCCTTCATCGCTGGATGGATATGGCGAAAGGCCTGCGCGACGCAGCTCAGCAAATTGAACTCCATCCGCCTCTGCCACATCTCGACCTGCGCCTTGCCGAGCGCGCCACGTCCGAACAGGGCCGGCTCGGGATGCAACTCCTCGAAATAGCGGCAGATGGCGACGGATTCGGTGATGACGGTGCCATCATCAAGCTCCAGCACCGGCAGGCGCTGCAAAGGGTTGCGCGAGCTCACCGTCTGGCCCTTGTGCTCCAAAGCGCCCATGTCGACGGACACCAGCGGAACCGTGATCCCCTTCTCGGCAAGGAAAACACGAACCCGCCTTGGGTTGGGCGCCCGGCCTCCATCGAAGAGTTTCATTCGATCCTCCCTTTCCTTCCAAACCAATACGCCTCACCAGAAGCGAAAAATCTCCCGCACGGCGTCGCCGATCGACGCCAGCGTGCCGTGTTTTCGCTCCACGACCTCACCGTGATGGCTGTCGCGCCAGTCCTGCGGCTGGTCGAACGTACCTGCCCAGATACCGGCTTTTGCCGCGCGGGCAGCCGCTTGCTCACTTTCGTAGTCGCCAAAGGCAACGGCCCAGCCCGCCTCGACCTGGGCGCGGTTGAGGTCTATCCCGCCAGCCTTGCAGTCGCCGAGCAGCCGGCCATAGCGGTCCCGCTGCCAGCCGCTGCAGGTGACCGGCTTGCCGGCGATCAGGCGCACCAGCGATTGGCGCGCAAGCGTGCCACAGGCATAGTCAGTGCCGTTTCTGCGGCAGGTCTGGGTGTACTCCGGCGCGTCGATGCCGCGCATGCGGATGCGCTCGGTGCCGAGCGTGATCGAATCGCCATCATTGATGATGGCAGCACCTTGCGTCTGGCGCGTTTCCACCCGATCGAGGCGCGCCGCCAACAGGATCAGCAGCCCCAGTATGAGAGCAGCCAGCCCGTAGTCCAGCACTTTGCGCCACAGGCTTCTCGGGCCTGGCGCCGCGTACCGCCGACGCGATCTCGGCGACCAGGAACGGCTCATATGGCAAACGGTTGGTTAATCATTCGAACGTAGCTTAACACCTTGAAATCGCTGCGCGCATAAATTGAAGCTTTTGATGCCCTTGCAACGCTCGAACACAGCGGACAAGTTCATTGTGGACCGCAGGAAACCCCATCGCAACAGCGATGTGGCGCGCGCGGTGCGCAAGACGCGCGACCGTCTTTCGCAGCAGGCCGGCAATCTCGATTTCGACCGCGAACTGCTGAAACTCCACGCGCGCGCCATGACAAGCGGCGCCGTGGTCATCCCGCTGCTCGTCCTGGCGATCGCCGCGGCCGGCCGGCTCGCCGGCGTCGGCAACGAGATCGGGCTCTGGGCGCTGTTCACGCTCACTGGCTATACGATCGTCGTCTTCATGGCGCGGCGCATTGAGCGTACGGAAGCGTCCGAGCTCAACCCTTTGCAAGCGCAACGGGAATTCCTTGTCGGCCATTTCCTTTGCGGCCTCGGCTGGGGCTGGTTCGTCTGGCTTGGCTGCGGTGTCTGCCAGGTCGACCAGTTCCAGGTGGTCAAGGCGGTGGTGCTGCTGTTTGCCATGGCTGGGACCGCGGTCATGGCCTCATCCCTGAGCGGGGCGTTGCTGGCAACTTTTGCCGTTCCGGTCGCGCTCTATGCCTATGCCGGAGTCAAATTGTGGATGCCGGTCGAGGCGATCATGGCCGGACTGCTCGTCGTGTCGTTGCCTTTCTTCGCCTATATCGCCCGTCACCTCAACCGCTCCTCGCTGATGCTGTTGTCGTTCCGCTCCGAAACGGATGCGCTGATTGCCGAAGTCGAGACCGCGAAGTCGATGTCGGATGAGGCGCGGCGGCGGGCCGAGGACGCCAATCTGGCGAAGTCGCGGTTCCTCGCTTCGATGAGCCATGAATTGCGCACGCCGCTCAACGCCATTCTCGGCTTTTCCGAGGTGATGGCGAACGAGGTGTTGGGGCCGATGAGCAATCCCACCTATCGCGACTACGCCCATGACGTGCATGATTCCGGCCAGCATCTGCTCGACCTGATCAACGAGATCCTCGACCTGTCGCGCATCGAGGCCGGCCGCTACCAGCTCAACGAAGAGCCGGTGATGTTGCTCAACATCGTCGAGGATTGCTGCCACATGATGGAGTTGAAGGCGCGCAACAAGGATATCCGTCTCGTCCAGGATTTCGAACAGACATTGCCGCGGCTGTTCGCCGACGAGCGCGCCGTGCGCCAGATCACGCTCAACCTGTTGTCGAACGCCATAAAATTCACCGCCACCGGCGGCGAGATCCGCGTCCGCGTCGGCTGGACGGCAGGCGGCGGGCAGTACATCTCGATCAAGGACAATGGCCCCGGCATTCCCGAGGACGAGATCCCGATTGTGCTCTCGGCCTTCGGCCAGGGTTCGATCGCCATCAAGAGCGCCGAACAGGGCACCGGGCTCGGCCTGCCGATCGTGCAAGGCCTGCTCGCCATGCATGGTGGCGAGTTCGAGCTTCATTCCAAGCTGCGTGAAGGCACGGAGGCGATTGCCATCTTCCCGCTGAGCCGGGTGATGGAAGAGCTGCCGGCACTGCCGACCGCGGCGGTGGCGGCGCGACGGCGGTAGCACCTTCGTCAGCGCCCTGTGTGCCTCGTGCCTAGCCCCGCACAGCCGCCGCCATGCCCGAACTGGTCATCGCCGCCGCCTTGACCAGGCCTGCGCCAAGTGCTGCCCCTGCCCCTTCGCCATGGCTTATGCGGAGGTCAAGCAGCGGACGGAAGCCAAGCAGCTCGGCGGCCTTGGCGTGCGCAGGCTCCGGCGACAGGCTGGCGAGAAGACAATGGTCTAGCGCTGAAGGGTTCGCGGCATAAAGCACCGCTGCGGCAGCCGTTGCGGCAAAGCCGTCGAGCAGCACCGGAATCTTCTGCATCCGCGCGGCGAGGATAGCGCCGGCTATCGCCGCGAACTCGCGGCCGCCGACCCTGCGCAGCACCTCCAACGGGTCGTCGAGATGGCCGTGGTGAAAGGCCAGCGCCGCATCGACCACATCCGCCTTGCGGGCCTGCATCGCCGGATCGGCGCCGGATCCCGGCCCGACCCAATCGGCACCCCTGCCCCCGAACAGCGCCGCAAACAGGGCGGCGGCGACGGTGGAATTGCCGACGCCGAGATCGCCGAGGCAAAGCAAATCGGTGCCGCCGGCGATCGCTTCCATGCCGAAGGCCATGGTGGCCGCGCAACCGCGCTCGTCGAGCGCGGCGTCATCGGTGATGTCGCCGGTCGGGATGTGCAGGGCGAGATCGAATACCTTTAATCCGAGGTCGTTGGCGATGCAGATCTGGTTGATCGCCGCACCGCCGGCCGCGCAAAGCTCGACCGCGTTGGCGGTCGCCGCCACCGGGCGTGGCGAAATGCCATGCCTGACAACACCATGGTTGCCGGCAAAGACCGCCATCAGCGGTCTTGTCACGGCGGGCGGAGCCCGACCGCTCCAGGCGGCAAGCCACGCGGCGATGTCCTCGATGCGGCCGAGCGAATGCGCTGGCTTGTCGGCTTTGGCAAACAGTGTGCGCACCCGTGCCTCAGCTTTGAGGTCGGCTGCCGGCAGATTGTCGAGCAGGTTGCGGAAATCGTCGAAAGGCAGAGCGCTGATCATGTCGTGAGCAATCATTCCTGGAGTTGGGAGCGGCATAGCCGCGTTGCGTGATCGGCACAACCTCTCCCAAACATCCGCCTTGATTGCCGCAAAGATGGCCTGGGAAGGCGCGATCGCGAGGGCTTGCATTGGCTTTGCCGTTGCACCATGTGGAGATGGAACTCGGGATTCCGAATGGAATCCTCAAGAGAAAGTCATGACGGCCATCGAATCCCCCTGCATCCTTGTCTGTTCGATCGACATGAAAACCGGCTTCTGCTTCGGTTGCGGCCGCACGCGTGAGGAAATCGGCGCCTGGATGGGGATGACGCCCGAAACGCGCCGCAATGTGATGGCCGAATTGCCGGCCCGGCTGGAAACGGTCGAGCGCCGGCCGCGCCGGGAAACGCGCCGCACCCGCATGGCGCGTGAACGCGACGCACTTTAGAGGCACGAAATGAGTAGCCGGCTGTTCTGGATTTTGATGGCGGTGATCGGCGTGGGAGCGGTCCTCCTCATGCTCAACGATTCCGCCGGCAGCACGCTCGGCGTCGAGAACTACGATTTCGGCCGGCTGATCTGGCTTGGCGCCTTCGGCGCCCTGATCGGCGCCGGCCTGCTGCGGTCAGGCCGCCCGTTGGGTGCGATGGCCCGCAACCTTGGCGCCTGGGTGGCAATCGTGCTGGCACTGGTCGCCGGTTACCAATATCGTTACGAACTGCAGGACGTCGCCAGCCGGGTGACCGCCGGGCTTGTTCCCGGCAGTCCGCTGGCTCTCGGCGTTGAAGACGGCCACGCCACCGTAACCCTCGACAAAGCCGACAATGGCCATTTCGAAGCGCGCATCCTGGTCAATGGCAATCCTGTGCGGGCCGTTGTCGATACCGGCGCGACCAGCACGGTGCTGACGTCGGAAGACGCGCAAGCCGCCGGCTTCAACCCGGCCGCGCTCAACTACACGATACCGGTTTCGACAGCCAACGGCATGGCGCGCGCCGCGGCGGTCAAGACCGACGCGGTGGCGATCGGCGGCATCGTGCGCAAGGACATGTCGGTGATGGTCGCGGCACCCGGCATGCTGAGCCAAAGCCTGCTTGGCATGAACTTCGTCGGCTCGCTCTCGGGCTTCGACGTGCGCGGCGACCGCATGATCCTGCGGGACTGAGCTCAGGCCGCCTCGGCCGTCCCTCTACCGAATTCGACCGCGGCGAAAGCCGTCTTCAGCACGTCAGGCCCGGCACCGGGCCGGTTTGCGTCGGTCGACAGGATCTGGCGGTAGCGGCGTGCACCCGGCAATCCGTGGAACAGTCCGACCATATGGCGGGTGACATGGCCGAGCCGCCCACCCTGTTCGATGTGACGCGCCGCATAGCCGGCCATCGCATCGATCAGCGCAGCGAAAT is a genomic window of Mesorhizobium huakuii containing:
- a CDS encoding TIGR02281 family clan AA aspartic protease, translated to MSSRLFWILMAVIGVGAVLLMLNDSAGSTLGVENYDFGRLIWLGAFGALIGAGLLRSGRPLGAMARNLGAWVAIVLALVAGYQYRYELQDVASRVTAGLVPGSPLALGVEDGHATVTLDKADNGHFEARILVNGNPVRAVVDTGATSTVLTSEDAQAAGFNPAALNYTIPVSTANGMARAAAVKTDAVAIGGIVRKDMSVMVAAPGMLSQSLLGMNFVGSLSGFDVRGDRMILRD
- a CDS encoding nicotinate-nucleotide--dimethylbenzimidazole phosphoribosyltransferase, which codes for MISALPFDDFRNLLDNLPAADLKAEARVRTLFAKADKPAHSLGRIEDIAAWLAAWSGRAPPAVTRPLMAVFAGNHGVVRHGISPRPVAATANAVELCAAGGAAINQICIANDLGLKVFDLALHIPTGDITDDAALDERGCAATMAFGMEAIAGGTDLLCLGDLGVGNSTVAAALFAALFGGRGADWVGPGSGADPAMQARKADVVDAALAFHHGHLDDPLEVLRRVGGREFAAIAGAILAARMQKIPVLLDGFAATAAAAVLYAANPSALDHCLLASLSPEPAHAKAAELLGFRPLLDLRISHGEGAGAALGAGLVKAAAMTSSGMAAAVRG
- a CDS encoding DUF1289 domain-containing protein, which gives rise to MTAIESPCILVCSIDMKTGFCFGCGRTREEIGAWMGMTPETRRNVMAELPARLETVERRPRRETRRTRMARERDAL